The Cucumis melo cultivar AY chromosome 9, USDA_Cmelo_AY_1.0, whole genome shotgun sequence genome includes the window ATGATTTTCTGCCATCAACATAGTAATCGTTCCATCTTAAGTCTTGGTTATTCGCAactttagtttttctttttacgACTTATTAAAGAAGTCATTGACCTAATGATTTTTTGCCATCAATTTAGTGTTACTTTATCTTATGAGTTATATCTTGGGTTCAATTAAGCACAACTATAATttagcttctttttttttacaacttacgcattctttttttaaagaatacaATGTGAGTAGGTGCATCCGGACAATTTAACTGTgtttttaaatatgtttaacaataatttttttagtaatttaaaattttataaagtGATATGgagtaatttattttttattttattactatcattatttttttgtttatgtttgtaAAACGTGTAATTTGACAATTGATAAGAAATATTATTAACTCAATtatatttaaagaaataaaaaatacatcTCAAGTCAAAACTACCTACGttgcaaataaataaataaatggaaaaaaagCCTAATGCTGCAAAAAGAATTGAACCCAAGGCATAAAGTTTACAGAAAACCACTGAGTTAATGACTCTTTAATACTTATTTGATAACAAAGTTTATAAATCTGTTTTTAGAATcaacccctttttctatttctagagtaTATAGAAAAAGTATGAAAAATACTTTGGGTGTATTATTGTCTACCCTCATCTTTGCCCAACTCACTCGGATGCTCATTTACAAGTTATCTCATATAGTCAAGGATTAAAATATTGATATcaagattttaattttatagatatatgttgatggatatattaataaaatatcgATATCGACGAATATTTATGTAAACAATGGAATTTATAAAATTGGTTTAGATTATAAAGTAAGTAGTTTCCACGattgtttataaatatagcaaaatgaattgaaatatttataagCATACCAAAATTTTTATTGTCTAAAAAAAAGATACACTTCATTAATATAAGCTATCAAGCAGCAAGGAGCAAGAACTAGAACTAGAGATAAGCCCCACAAGATTATACAAAAGCAGAAATATTTAAAGCAATGCTACTGGGACGattataatttgaaaataatttcgATCTAGTGCTCCAAAAACCAGCGAGTGCAAGAATTTCATCCCATGTAGCCCCTTTTTTGAGTGGTTGAAGATCCTGTTATTTCTATCCAGTCAGATTTTCCATAATATCACAGCAACGGTATTGAAAGTAATGgatccttttttattttaaatataacaaaatatcacaattcATTTGTAGTTTTTTTCCCCTTTGAGATAcgtaatttgtttttattttgtgcATTTACCAGGATTAATAACTTTGTGCAAGCTAGGATTTTAGGTTGAATTTCCAGTTCAATTTGTCAAGTACATCAGGAAAATTTGATTCTTTGTTTTTGATTGTTTTAAACATATAGCACTTTCATTGTCACTTTAGAACCTAAATCCTTTATTTCTGGTTTGATCTAATTTGAGAGTTGAGTTTAATAACATAGGTTCTTATCACTTGAACCATATTCATGTTCATGTTGGCGAGTGttctttttagtacaacaattcGGCATTGGAGGATCCAAACCTCCCTCCTTAATTAGGATGAAAATTCATGGGATCAGTTATTGTTGAGCTAAACAAGCTTTTAACACATTGGCAAGTGTTAAAACTTCAGCAAAATACCTCGTTACTGATGTATAGTTATTGTTCGTTATTGTCTTGGACAAATattagtgatttttttttcttgtcgAACAAATGCTTGACCTCCATTTTAGTGAAATATTTAACCTTTTGTTTATATTTCTAACAGAAATCAGAAGCTATTGATTATTCTGGTTCCCACTTTACTCGGTGtattattattctctctaaTACTATTCGGAATCATTTCGTGGTTCCGACGAAAAAAAGTCGTAAAAGAATCAAACGGCACACCAAAAATGGAACCAAAATCGCAATTTCCAAACCTCTGGGGGTACGACGGGAAGCTAGTATACGACGAGATAATCCAAGCAACAGAGAATTTCGATGACAAATACTGCATCGGAAGAGGAGGGTCAGGAACAGTTTACAAAGCCGAAATGTCGAGTGGTGAGGTATTCGCAGTAAAGAAGCTCGACTTTTGGGACAGTGACATGGGGATGGAGAATTTGAAGAGTTTCAAAAGGGAAGTCGCGACACTAAGCGAGGTCCGACATCGAAACATAGTTAAGCTTTACGGGTTCTGCTCGAGAGGTGAAAACACGTTTTTGGTATACGATTTCATCGAAAGAGGGAGTTTATGGGAAGTTTTGAGAAGTGAAGAGAAGGTGATAGAGGTTGACTGGGTAAAGAGAGTTGAGATACTGAAGGGTGTGGCTGAGGCTTTGTGTTATTTGCATCATGACTGCGTTCCGGCGATCGTCCACTGTGATGTGACGACGAAGAATGTTTTGTTGGATGTGGATTTCGAAGCTCATGTGGCGGATTTTGGGACTGCAAGGTTTTTGAAGTTTGATGCTTTGCATTCCACTGATGTTGCTGGCACTCATGGCTATATGGCTCCAGGTATGAGACTTTCAATTTTCTTCCTATGATTTGATTACGGCATCCCAATCATCATCACTAGATTATCTTTTATCTTTCATTGTTAATTGTTTTCAAAACACAAAAATCTCTATTTTCTGactttatatgtatatatcatTTGTTGGCTTCATAGTAAATTGGTTTCCAAGCGCTTCTAGACATGTTCAAGTCTaactttttacattttttttttcagaagtTCTTTGCGTTGTCAATCATCCATTTGTCCTCCGTACTCCCAATACtgtcaattttttttccaacatTAAAAGCTAATTTTATATTAATGTTCACAATAATTTCTTGTATTGAATTGAAAAATGCAGAGCTTGCATATACGAGCAAAGTAACAGAAAAATGTGACGTTTATAGCTTTGGAGTGGTAAGTTTGGAAGTATTGATGGGAAGACATCCAGGAGAAGCCCTTCTACCTTTACAAAGTTCCGCACAAAAGGCCATTGAGATGGAAGCACTGTTGGATCCTCGTCTTGCATGCCCTCAAAGAGGAAAGCTTTTAAGTGAATTGAGCTCACTTGTGAGTATAGCAATCTCTTGTGTGCAAGCTGAACCTCATTTACGTCCCAATATGCTCAACGTCTGTCGTTTGATGGGATTGAATTGAGAAAAGAGCCTCTATCAAAGGGATCGATATAATCTGAAAGAAAATGTCAATTATGGTGTTTTGTAGTAACATTAATTGTTGGAGTTTCATTAGCTATTGGCACCATTAACTTTCAAAGAAGTTAAAACTCTTATGAATAGAGGTTTCTTTTTAACTATTATGGTTGTTAGGATTGTAAAAAAGTGATGATAGCACTCAATCAAAGAAGGTTTCTATATATCAACATTTTCTTTGTATCGTAAAATTTAGTCTACTGATCTTCTTTTATTCCCACCAACAAATGGTTTATCAGAGTTATTCAATTAATGTGGCAAATCAATTGTCAACTTGGAGATATAGCAATGAGACCCAAgtattttgaatatatatatatatatatatatatatgaatgatAGACTATAAGCTTTCCTATCGTATTTCTCTAAAACCTCGTGGTTATATACTAATTATTAGCCCTACAAATGTTTTGTATTACAACAACACTCATTTATAGAATATATGAGTGATACTAATTCACAGCTCAATCCACGAATTATTgaaatttgtgtcctaaaacctCATAGTAGTTAATTAGTTTGTCACATTTGTACTCTAAAGTCTTAATGActacaaaaatatttaatatctcTTTTTAAATATGTTAATTGAAGAGATTAATATTTCACAAGATGATTATATATGTGATTTGATATTAATCATttgtgagttgtgaactcctgcaatatatttattaattaatttcattaatcaCTATCATgcaatatatttaataataaaaataaataaataaatgggtataattgttttaaatggaAAAATTATTGTTGGTGTTGGAATGCTTTGAATTGGTTATATGGCTCTATGAACAATTATAGAGTTTTGATAACAACATATActtatttttttagttatttaaGATTTTGATCCAAGGATTTTGAGAAgtgcaatatatatatactctctAACTTAGTGATGGTATTCTAAAGCATTCTCCCTAACTATAATATTATTCTCCCATGTCTCATGGATGTAGCTAATACAATGTTAGCAAACCATGTATATATCTATGTGTTGGTCTTTATACGTTTTTTGTATTGTTAATTGTTGATTTTATAAcagttgaaaatattttcaaatataacaaaatttcaaagtttattaataataaatgataGCAATTTGTCAATGTCTataatagataaaaaataaattttttctatatttattaatatttaatatattttgctatatttgaaaacaacataccaattattaataaataaaccaCGGTAGTCTATTTATCAATTATTGTCTTCTTATTTGATATTTTAGGTAAAATAAATAAGTAAGAGACTGTGTGGTTGTGAGTGGTTCCCAAACATTCAAGTAACTATGTAGGATGAAGAGAGACTACAAAATCAAAGTTGTTTTCTTAAAACTGGGTGTAAGAGAGAGTTATCAAATTTTTGAGAATCTTTTTTTAAGTATAAGTATGTTTTTGACGACTGAGTTATTATGATCAAAGTATATGTTTAAGAgtagttttaaaaaaacaaaaaagaaaagtgatttTAGTTAgaatcattttcaaaatatatagtGAAATCATCTCCATGACATGCATGTCAACTTGTTCTTGTTGATCGATCGATCTCTCTATTTGGAGGAATATAATGAACATTGATGTACTAATTTTTCAAACATGTCGTCAAAAATCATTTATAGACATCACTGATTTCTCACTATATATTGTCGTCGAAAAATAACAATTCTATTCaatctaaaaaattaattaactatgTAACATGATATCCTCGATATACTCCTTCAACAATGGAGCCTTAGCATTATATGTTCACCATTCTTGGACATGGTCCCCTTTTTAACAAATGGTCATTTAGATTTCATAGACTATATACTACTATATTAGATATGTAGCATAAAGTTCGAAAAACATTTTGTATGGTCTATCGAaccaaaaaatataattaaaacgTTAGTTAAGATATCATTTTGATCTTTGTATTTTGGATGATTATTCAATTTTAGTTCATATATCTTTGAAAGCATAGATGGTTGAGTTTTTTCCTTTCTAATCTCTCTTCCTCCCTTGGGCCACCAAACTCTGGCCAAGTGTTCACCACCACACTTCTGCGACCATTCTTTCTTTTCACTCACACTATGAACTTCTTAATCGCTTTCTCTCTCTATCGGTGTCGATCTCTTATTATCtcctttttttcaatttcaagcATTTTTGTTGGAGAGTGAAAAAATTAGGAGAAGAAAGGGGTTTTGTGGAAGAAAGATGAATTGGATATATTGGGAGTGGTTGTTTTGGCTTGAAGAAACAGAGAAAGAACGAGAGAAGAGAGGAAGGTTGATGGAGAAGATGATCTTgatggaaaagaaagagagaaggaaccttgaaaaataaaaataagaattttttaaatcactttcagaattttgttaattattttgttatttcaaTTTAATAGGGAGGAATTTTTCCAAGTTTTAATAAAGTATAAGGACCAAGACTAAACGTTTATAAAAATACAGGGATTGTGCTGTGTTAATATCAAGAACAAGAAAGGTATTATTACTTTCATCGCACTTATTGTGGTTTTATGGAAGATTTGGCTCGAAAGAAAGAGTCGAATTTTCAATTGCTCAAAGAAAGACGTCAATATGTTGTGGGACGACATTGTTGCACTTGATTTCGGAGCAGCATATcgaaattattttcaaattaaaatgcTAGTTTCATTGCTCTTAAAATTAATGCTTTTGTTTGACCCTATTTGACTTATCTCTAGTCATTTTCTCCTAGCTTCCTGTATTATTTACATTAATAGAATGAGTGTGTTATGGGGTGTCCACCTAGTGAAGATGTCCGAGTGCACCCAACTGACCCAAAGTatctttttcacaaaaaaaaaaaaataaaaatacaggcactaaaataaaacaatcaccaaagtacttgcatcaaaatgatattttaacctaaaatttaagggatagttgcaaatgtagtaattatattcaaaataattaagtatataacaacattttaaaaaaattgcaaatatagcaaaatctgtcaaaatctatcaatgataggagtctatcactgatagactatgtagtaaatgttggtctatcactgataaaccataagaatctatcaacgatagaagcctatcactaatagattttgctatatttgcaatttttttaaaatattgctatatacttaataattattctaaaaattgctacctattataattaccctttaATATCACCCTCACAAGCCATTTGTCGTTGAAATCCAGCCAATTATTTTGGCCTAATCTTATATATCACAACAAAATTCTACTGAACTcacgttaaaaaaaaaactttcaagAGTTTCCATGGCGTAagattgttttaatttttagaaCAAATTGAGGATAAGAGATTTGAATCCGAGACCTTCTGTTCTTTAAGTACATACAGGTGTCATTTAGGCTAATATGTTGTTGACCATTAGATAGTGttatttgattaattattgttctcattttctaattttattttcccAAAATGTTTCCCGCCATCGTGATCCGATATGATTACATTTGAAAGAAAGATCGCTACAAACTATATGGGCTATATGTTTACAACATTGGTATACAAGAATAATGTTTGCATTTTGAACATATAATATCACAATAGAGACAGAAGTTTCGTTTGCACTTTGGGCAAGAAACAACGATGCTTGGGTAACTACCTGTGCCTTAGCACTGATAGACTATATTTTAGCGGACCACGATTTCAAATATTTCAGTAGTGAAGTACacttgtttattttttctaagaaaaataaattttgttacataatattttcaatttaataatttaaaatttgacaACTATTTTCTAAACATATGTTATGAAGAACTAACATACATTCATACAATGACTCCCAAACCCAACTCTAATCTCACAAACCattttattgaatttatttaaaattatttacttttatttccGTCTTCCCAATAAAAATGGGTAACAATTCCTTATTTCTTTTACTTTAAACTTTTACCAATTTTTAGTAAGCCAACCGTTTTGCATTGTCTTGGGTACATGGCACCAATAGCAATCATTGATAGACTACATCATTAAGAACAATGGAGTGATATTAATAACAATAGAGCCccatagattttgttatatttaaaattattttaaaatattgaatatGAATAATACTTAGCAACTCAATCCATACATCCTTTAATCACAAACGaacacaaattattaaaaataaagatCTGTCACATAACAATTTTAATGATCATCGTATACTTTAGGATGAACGGATGCAACACAAAATAAATGGTTGCAACTGTTCCACGTCTCATGCATTTAATTAGAACCATTTTTCTAACTAACCCATCTTCTATTATTGGGCTATAAATACTACTCATATAATAACTTTTAAAATGCACAAAAATAGTTAGAAGTatataaaagaaatagaaaaaaaaaaatggcttcCAAGAAGCACTTCTCAAGAATAGTTGCTATTGTGTTGAGTCTTCTGCTTCTCTTCACTACCACTGTCACCTCAAAAAGGCATTTGCTTACATCTCCTAATGCTAATGGTACAGTACTGTTTTCATCCCCCAACTTcaaatttctaattaatttccaaatttaaattatatatttgcACCAAAATATTCATTATGTATAAATATATTGTTAATATTTATTTCCTACTTTTCATTTAagttaaagaaaaaattatacAGCCCATGTTTTTAATCCCCAAATTTGTTTTAGGTTTTTAACTTGGTATTAGTTTAACATTTCCTCATATTTTGGTCCCTCAATGAACATTCAAATTTGTTTCCAATGGACGAAAAGGGTCGGGAAAAGTCCAAGAAAAGCGTAACGGAGGTTTTCCTGACGAAAACTACTCGTCGGGAAAGCCCTTTTCCGACCCCGAAACATAAAGTAATGTCGGGAAATGTTTTATAAATGTTTGATGCTTTCCATAATCTTtgctaaaataaaaaaaaaaaaaaaaacaaacaaacattttggccaattttgtttaaaaattaatCGACCATTCTTTGATAGGTTTCGTTTAAAAACAAGTTATGAGTCGTCCAAGTAGTACTACTTTATAGTAAAGTCATATATTCTAGTGATCTTTCGTCTAAACCaattatttggattaaattTACCGAATGTCTCTTGAGCTCAATTGGCTTTTTCGAACTTGAGAAAGAATAACAGAGGACAGAAAGAGAGCAGGAAAATTAGTTCACATTGTTCTTTCAAATTATCCAGACCCACACATTAGTTTTTAAGAATTAAGCTTAGATGCAAACctaagttttgtttttttattttttatttttctttttagtacaaTAAACTTAAAGTATGAAGATTTGAATTACTTCCATCTCTAAAAGAAGAACGTGGGTTAATTATCGTTGAAGTTATGCtctttattataataaaataagaCAGAAGTATACAATATACAATAAATAACCTTAAAACACAAgattattttattatgtttttcttcttttttttttttttttttttttttgttaaggaCAACGATCTGGAACTCAGGAAGCTCTTGATCAGCCATGGGACCCCGGCTCGCACGGTGTGTGGGGGGGCGGTGGTGGATGGGGAGGAGGACGACCTCAGAATCACACACCTCAGCGAAAGGCAAAAGTTAAGACCTAGAGAAAAATACATATGTGGacataatatataaatatgaatatagtgtcctaaagtgtaaatatataaACTATAAGTATAAGTGCCTCTTTGAAATTTCTTTTCAAGTGTTTTAGAAGAAAACTACTTTGAGGTATAAACCCTTGAAAAGTCAGTTCAAACAGATTATCTAAAATGTGTTTAAGAATGAGTGCAAATGTAGTTTGTAAGTAATAGAATTAGTGTGGTTGATTTTTATGCTATTCGCTTTTGTTTATTTAGGAGTTAGTGGTCTTGGCTTAATGTGATTGATTAAGGGAGAATTGTAAGGTTGGTAGCACTTGTGGTCTAAATATGTATATAGTTAGTGTGTTAGTGGTCTGTTTTTTATGTACCTATACCTATATAAATACACTTGTAATGTTTCCATTTCAATAAATATAGATGTGATCATACTTGATCCTCTATGTCATACTTTTCTCTTGTTTCTATATTTCCTttctttgtttgattttttttttgttacaaaaTATGTTAGGGACTtgcaagaaaaaaaattgttcttcatcttcttggtgtacaaaaaatgttaaataaaaTCTAAGAACCTTgtggttttttttataaatattttagttcaatttgctatatttgaaaacgtcatttatctttatctacttcaatttatttttcaaataatataatttatattatttttatatattatttttctcaacaaaaatatatcataattgttttgtataaaataaataataatttgaatttaaatttaaatatctagtcaagaaataatattagaaatacaatataaaaaaaacaatataaatgGTGTATATGAAGATTAATACAtaagtaaacaaaaaaaaaatgatgtaaAATGGAAATATCCTCGATTCGAAATCTTTAAATGTCAAAGCATTTTACCGTTCCGCAAAACAAACACAATAACCTAGATGACCAATCATGAATATTTAAGATGTCCATAAAACAAAAGACCGAAGATCTTAAAACCTTTTGTGTTATTATTCTTACAAATTGAGATTCACCAATCATATCTAGGCAagtatgtttcttttttttttttaatcttaaatGTAGTTTGTATATATATTGACAATTTAGTTTCAAATATGTTGTTCTCTGGAAACTTTTTTTCCCCATATATTATATACTCTTTTGTTCCTTTACATTTGTAGTATTTTCTGTATATTTATACTTTTTGCTTGTCCTTTATTTCTTGGACGATCCATAAAAACAAATCTCAAACCATAAAATTAATGGCCTGACAGCAAATCCAACATTTGCTTATAACTGatgaataaattaataaaactaATATGTGCGCGAACTACAATACTTGCATATAACTAAAGCTATAAATTCTTAGTTTAATAGACTTGTTATTGTCTAACACTATCACCATGGCCTAGCATCTGTAATTTCTCCTTCACTTTACACGTTTATGTTACtacttaaaaagaaaacataggACATGAGTAGATTCGATGAACAAATATCTTTATATGTTGTCAAAACGAGTACAACTCAATTGACATAATATTTATACTATtaattttaatgaattgttACGTACTATATATCGGACTTCGCTCTAACCCGTTTTGGATATATTGTCATGTAACCTCTTCCATTATTGAATATCATTATGAGAGCTAGTATGATGATAGAGTCAAAGGAATAATGCCCACCTAGTAGGGATTCTCGGATGACGCACTATGACTCGCTCGTTTCTTTCTCTAAGAAAAATTTTGAGGTCAGACGTTCAATTCTCCCGCCTTAATGCAATCCATGTTACATAAGAAAATATCAACGAGGAAAAATTTAGCACCTTGTCTCTACGTGACAACGACTTGCATGTTTCTATATATGTAATTTAATTATACTCATGCAAAGTCCAATGACAATAAGAGGAGTCGTCGTAGGTAGCCCTAAATTCAATCAAAACCtcacatattgtttttttttttttttaatataagcAAAATTGGTCTATTATTGTTGTTGTCTCCTTGATATTGTTGGGTGAGATAGTTGAGATCtcatattacaaaaaaaaaatgaaacatgCATTATTGTCACACAATATTTGATTGTCAGAGGTGAGTTTGCATTATCATAAGTGAAAGG containing:
- the LOC103483050 gene encoding MDIS1-interacting receptor like kinase 2-like, with the protein product MEPKSQFPNLWGYDGKLVYDEIIQATENFDDKYCIGRGGSGTVYKAEMSSGEVFAVKKLDFWDSDMGMENLKSFKREVATLSEVRHRNIVKLYGFCSRGENTFLVYDFIERGSLWEVLRSEEKVIEVDWVKRVEILKGVAEALCYLHHDCVPAIVHCDVTTKNVLLDVDFEAHVADFGTARFLKFDALHSTDVAGTHGYMAPELAYTSKVTEKCDVYSFGVVSLEVLMGRHPGEALLPLQSSAQKAIEMEALLDPRLACPQRGKLLSELSSLVSIAISCVQAEPHLRPNMLNVCRLMGLN